A stretch of DNA from Micromonospora peucetia:
CGTGGACTCCTGGCCGCGGCACTGCGTGGTGGGCACCCCGGGCTCGGAGTTCCACCCCGATCTGGGCACCGACCGGATCGAGGCGATCTTCCACAAGGGCGAGTACGCGGCCGCGTACTCCGGCTTCGAGGGGCACGCCGCCGACGGCGAGTGTCTGGCCGACTGGCTGCGCCGGCACGGCGTGGACCGGGTCGACGTGGTCGGCATCGCCACCGACCACTGCGTACGGGCCACCGCCCTGGACGCCGCCCGGGAGGGCTTCGCCACCACCGTGCTGCTGGACCTGACCGCCGGGGTCGCCCCGGACACCACCGACGTGGCGCTGCGCGCCTTCGAGGGCGCCGGGGTCACCATGCGCGGGGAGCCTGTGATCAAGGCCGCATGAGGCGGTAATTCGTTGGCGGGTGTCGTACCTCCGGCCGAGGAGGTCGGGCGGAAGTATGCACCGATATGAACATTAAGCCTTACCGGGAGGCGCTCGCCCTGCCCGGCCTCCGGTCGTTGCTGCTGGTGTCGGTGCTCGCCCGCGTCCCGCTCACCGCGACCGGGGTGACCCTGACGTTCTACGTCGTGCTCGACCTCGGGCGCGGCTACTGGGCGGCCGGGCTCGTCGGCGCGGCGATCACCGTGGGCGCCGCGATCGGCGGCCCGCTGCTCGGCCGCCTGATCGACCGGCACGGGCTGCGGCCGGTGCTCGTGCTCACCGGGATCGCCGAGGCGGCCTTCTGGTCCACCGCGCCGATGCTGCCGTACCCTGTGCTGCTGCCCGCCGCGTTCCTGGCCGGCTCGCTCGCCCTGCCGATCTTCTCGGTGGTCCGGCAGTCGGTCGCCGCGATGGTGCCGCCGGAGCGGCGCCGCCCCGCGTACGCGCTGGACTCGATGTCGGTGGAACTGTCGTTCATGGTCGGTCCCGCGCTGGCCGTGGCGGCGGTCACCGCGATCTCCGCCCGGACCACCCTCTACCTGGTCGGCGCCGGCATCGTCGCCGCCGGCATCACGTTCTGGCTGCTCAATCCGCCCACCCGGGGCGGCGGCGAGCCGACCGGGCCGCAGCCGAGGGTACCCCGCCGGTCGTGGCTCACCCCGCGCCTGCTCGCCGTGCTGGCGGTCAGCGCCGCCGGCACGCTGGTGCTCGGCGGCGCCGACGTGGCCGTGGTCGCCGTGCTCCGGGAGAGCGGCGACGTCGGGTGGACCGGTGCCGTCCTCGCCGTCTGGGCGGTCGCCTCGTTGGCCGGCGGCTTCGCGTACGGGGCGGTCAGCCGCTCATTCTCGCCGCTGGTCCTGATGGCCGGGCTCAGCCTCTGCACCATCCCGATCGGGCTGGGCGGGGAGCACTGGTGGTTGCTCTGCCTGGCCCTGATCCCCGCCGGGGCACTCTGCGCGCCGACCATCGCGGCCACCTCCGACGCGGTCAGCCGGCTGGTCCCCGCCTCCGTACGCGGCGAGGCGATGGGCCTGCACGGCTCGGCGGTCACGGTCGGCCTCGCGATCGGCGCGCCGCTCGCGGGGGCCGTGATCGACGCCTCCGCGCCGGTGTGGGGCTTCGCGGTCACCGGGGCGGTCGGCGCGCTGGTGGCGCTGGCCGTACTCCCGATCGAGCTGCGCCACCGCCGCACCACCACCCCCCTCGCAGCCCTAACCCCAACCACCGCCCCCTCCCTCCACCCCTCGGCCGCCGCCCCGCGTTGATCCTGGTGGAGCCAGTCCGCGCCGATCTTGCACTTTGCGCCCCGACAGTCCGGGCATTCCTCGCATTGCAGGGGCCGCAAGTGCAAGATCGCCGGAAGCGCCGTTGGCGAATGTGTAAGGCAGAGCCTTAGCGAGACAGGCCCCCCGCCGGGCGCTGGCCGGACTTGCCGGACGCTGGCCGGGCCGGGCCGGGCCGGGCGCCGGATGCCGGGGTGAGCGGGGAGGGGTGCATGATCGGGTGATCCTCAGCCGGTGTCCATGCGCCGTGTGATCCGGTTATCGGTCAACTGATCGAGAGGCGACGCTCAGACGGCGTGAGACGGCGAGAGGCGACGCTCAGACGGCGTGAGGCGGCGCTCAGACGGCGTGAGGCGGCGTGAGGCGGCGCTCAGGGCCGTGCTGAGGTGGCCGATCGCGAGGCCACACTGGGACGGGCCGCTGGGGCAGCGCAACGGCAGACGGGCGCCGCCCCGGGTGGGGTGGCGCCCGTCGTACGTGTTGCGCAGGCTCAGTGCCGGTCGATGTCGCTGGCGGTGTCCTCGCGGTAGCTGGCGCCGCCGTCGGCCTCGCTGGTCAGCAGCTTGGCGCCGCCCTCCGGTGGGCCGGCCAGGCTCTGGCCGCCGGCCGCCAGCTCGGGGAACTTGAGGTCGAACGCCGGCCGCTCGGAGCGGATCCGCGGCATCCGGTCGAAGTTGCGCAGCGGGGGCGGAGAGCTGGTCGCCCACTCCAGCGAGTTGCCGTAACCCCACGGGTCGTCGACCTCGACCACCGGGCCGGCCTTGTACGACTTCCAGCAGTTCCAGATGAACGGCAGGGTCGAGATGCCGGTGATGAACGCGCCGATCGTGGAGATCATGTTCAGCGTGGTGAAGCCGTCGCCGGGCAGGTAGTCGACGTACCGACGCGGCATGCCCTCGTTGCCCAGCCAGTGCTGCACCAGGAACGTGGTGTGGAAGCCGATCATGGTCAGCCAGAAGTGCACCTTGCCCAGCCGCTCGTCGAGCATCCGGCCGAACATCTTCGGGAACCAGAAGTAGATGCCGGCGAAGACGGCGAACACGATGGTGCCGAAGAGCACGTAGTGGAAGTGCGCCACCACGAAGTACGAGTCGTGCAGGTGGAAGTCGAGCGGCGGGCTGGCCAGCAGCACACCGGTCAGGCCACCGAAGAGGAAGGTGACCAGGAAGCCGATGGCGAACAGCATCGGCGTCTCGAAGCTGATCTGGCCGCGCCACATGGTGCCGATCCAGTTGAAGAACTTCATACCGGTCGGCACGGCGATCAGATAGCTCAGGAAGCTGAAGAACGGCAGCAGCACCTGGCCGGTGGAGAACATGTGGTGCGCCCAGACGCTCATCGACAGGCCGGCGATGGCGATGGTCGCGGCGACCAGGCCCTTGTAACCGAAGATCGGCTTCCGGGAGAAGACCGGGATGACCTCAGAGATGATGCCGAAGAACGGCAGCGCGATGATGTACACCTCGGGGTGGCCGAAGAACCAGAAGAGGTGCTGGTAGAGCATCGGCCCGCCGGTCGCCGGGTCGTAGACGTGGGCTCCCAGGAGGCGGTCGGCGGCCAGCGCCAGGAGCGCGGCGGCCAGCAGCGGGAAGACCAGGATCACCAGGAGGCTGGTGACCAGCATGTTCCAGGTGAAGATCGGCATCCGGAACATCGTCATGCCCGGCGCGCGCAGGGTCAGGATCGTGGTGATCAGGTTGACCGCACCGAGGATCGAGCCCAGACCGGAGATGACCAGGCCGATCACCCACAGGTTGGCACCGATGCCCGGGGAGTGCTCGACGCTGCTCAGCGGCGCGTAGGCGGTCCAGCCGAAGTCGGCGGCCCCACCCGGGGTGAGGAACCCGACCATCGTCATCGTGCCGCCGAGCAGGAACAGCCAGTAGGCGAAGCTGTTCAGCCGGGGGAACGACACGTCGGGGGCGCCGATCTGCAACGGCACCACGTAGTTCGCGAACGCGAACACGATCGGCGTCGCGAAGAACAGCAGCATGACCGTGCCGTGCATGGTGAACAGCTGGTTGTACTGCTCGGGCGACAGGAACTGCAGCCCGGGCCGGGCCAACTCGGCCCGCATGATCAGGGCCATCAGGCCACCGATCATGAAGAACACGAACGCGGTGACCATGTACATGATCCCGATCTGCTTCGCGTCCGTGGTTCGCAGCAGCCGCGCGATGGCCGACCCCTTGACCGGCTCTCGGACCGGCCAGGGCCGGGTCACGACCGGCTTGGGTGCGACGGTGGTCACGAGTGGCCTCCGGTTCTGGGTTGTCCCGCTCGGCACGCGCTGGTTATCGGCGGGCCGTCATCCGCAAGGAGGATAGTCCCCGCGAGGTGGCAACGCTGCGTGGGGTGGTCGGGTAGCCTGCGCCACCCGCTCCACCGCGCCCGGGCACGCGGCTGTCAGAGCGGGCCGAGCAGCAGCCGGTAGTGCTCGCCGAATATCCGGCCGCCGCGCCCGCGCAGCAGCGGGTCGCGCAGCGCCGGCGGCACGTCCCGGGTCCGGTTGCGGTCCCGGGTCCGGTCCCGCACCCATCGGGTACGCGGGCGACGACGACTCTCGTACGCCGAAAGCGCCGCCTCGACGTCGCCGCCCGCCGCGCGGAGGGACTCGGCGAGCACCACGGCGTCCTCCAACGCCATCGCCGCGCCCTGGGACAGGGTCGGCGCGGTGGCGTGGGCGGCGTCCCCGACGAGCAGCACCCGCCCCCGGGACCAGCGCCCCAGTTCCACCTCCTCGGTGGTCGCGACGTGCACCCGGTCCAGCGCCTCCAGCACGGCCGGCACCGGTCCTCCGTAGTGGCCGAAGAGTTCGCGCAGCCGGGCCCTCGGGTCGGCCGGCGCGACGGTGCCGGCCTCGTCGGCGTAGCAGTGCAGCCACCCGGCACCGATCGGTACGACGAGGAAGCCGGCGCGCTGGCCGAGCAGGGCGGTCCACTCCGCGACCGGGGGAGCGTCGCGCACCACGGCGCGGTAGACGATCTGGCCGGCGGGCCGGGGCGGGCCGCCGAGCGCGGCCAGTGCGCGGGTCGAGGAGCGCGGCCCGTCGGCGCCGATCACCAGGTCGTACTCGGTGGCGGTGCCGTCGACGAAGGTGACGCCGACGGAGTGCGGCAGCAGGTCGATGGTGCGCATCTCGGCGCCGTGCCGGACGGCGCCGCCGGCCCCGGTGAACAGCACCCGGTGCAGTTCCTCCCGGGGCAGTGCCCGGCACTCGCCGACCCCGGCCCAGAGCGCGTCGAGGTCCACCTCGCACAGCGGCGCTCCGGTCGCGTCGAGGAACCGCTGCCGGTGGATGACCTGCCCGAGCGGGCGGACGGGGCCGTCGAGGTCGAGCCGGCGCAGCGCCCGGGCCGCGTTGCCGGGCAGGTAGAGACCGGCCTCGGCATTCTCGCCCGGGGGCAGTCTCTCGGTGACGTCGGGCCGGAAGCCTGCCATCCGCAGTGCCCGGGCCACGGCCAGGCCGGCGATGCCCGCGCCGACGACGAGGATGCGCAGGGGAGAGCCACCCATGGTGGTGTACGCCTCCGGAGGGGGTTCGGCACGCGTTGGAGGCAAGACACTACTCGGCGCAATCGGCACACACCAGAGTCAACCGTCCCCGGCGAAACAATCCTCGGCGGCCTCGTCAGGCGCTTCGGTGGATCACCTGCCCACCGACCGGATCGTGCGTGACAAACCTCACTTACCTCCCTAATACCCCGACACCGTTGCGCAGTTGTTTCAGAGATGTAAATGTGTCGACTAGATGCGTGGGAGCGCTCCCGCGCTGGCTGGCCGAT
This window harbors:
- a CDS encoding nicotinamidase — encoded protein: MGNALIVVDVQKDFCEGGSLAVDGGAGVAAGITRLLAAEPDRWDHVVATKDYHVDPGAHFGDPPDFVDSWPRHCVVGTPGSEFHPDLGTDRIEAIFHKGEYAAAYSGFEGHAADGECLADWLRRHGVDRVDVVGIATDHCVRATALDAAREGFATTVLLDLTAGVAPDTTDVALRAFEGAGVTMRGEPVIKAA
- a CDS encoding MFS transporter: MNIKPYREALALPGLRSLLLVSVLARVPLTATGVTLTFYVVLDLGRGYWAAGLVGAAITVGAAIGGPLLGRLIDRHGLRPVLVLTGIAEAAFWSTAPMLPYPVLLPAAFLAGSLALPIFSVVRQSVAAMVPPERRRPAYALDSMSVELSFMVGPALAVAAVTAISARTTLYLVGAGIVAAGITFWLLNPPTRGGGEPTGPQPRVPRRSWLTPRLLAVLAVSAAGTLVLGGADVAVVAVLRESGDVGWTGAVLAVWAVASLAGGFAYGAVSRSFSPLVLMAGLSLCTIPIGLGGEHWWLLCLALIPAGALCAPTIAATSDAVSRLVPASVRGEAMGLHGSAVTVGLAIGAPLAGAVIDASAPVWGFAVTGAVGALVALAVLPIELRHRRTTTPLAALTPTTAPSLHPSAAAPR
- the ctaD gene encoding cytochrome c oxidase subunit I, with the protein product MTTVAPKPVVTRPWPVREPVKGSAIARLLRTTDAKQIGIMYMVTAFVFFMIGGLMALIMRAELARPGLQFLSPEQYNQLFTMHGTVMLLFFATPIVFAFANYVVPLQIGAPDVSFPRLNSFAYWLFLLGGTMTMVGFLTPGGAADFGWTAYAPLSSVEHSPGIGANLWVIGLVISGLGSILGAVNLITTILTLRAPGMTMFRMPIFTWNMLVTSLLVILVFPLLAAALLALAADRLLGAHVYDPATGGPMLYQHLFWFFGHPEVYIIALPFFGIISEVIPVFSRKPIFGYKGLVAATIAIAGLSMSVWAHHMFSTGQVLLPFFSFLSYLIAVPTGMKFFNWIGTMWRGQISFETPMLFAIGFLVTFLFGGLTGVLLASPPLDFHLHDSYFVVAHFHYVLFGTIVFAVFAGIYFWFPKMFGRMLDERLGKVHFWLTMIGFHTTFLVQHWLGNEGMPRRYVDYLPGDGFTTLNMISTIGAFITGISTLPFIWNCWKSYKAGPVVEVDDPWGYGNSLEWATSSPPPLRNFDRMPRIRSERPAFDLKFPELAAGGQSLAGPPEGGAKLLTSEADGGASYREDTASDIDRH
- a CDS encoding FAD-dependent monooxygenase, giving the protein MGGSPLRILVVGAGIAGLAVARALRMAGFRPDVTERLPPGENAEAGLYLPGNAARALRRLDLDGPVRPLGQVIHRQRFLDATGAPLCEVDLDALWAGVGECRALPREELHRVLFTGAGGAVRHGAEMRTIDLLPHSVGVTFVDGTATEYDLVIGADGPRSSTRALAALGGPPRPAGQIVYRAVVRDAPPVAEWTALLGQRAGFLVVPIGAGWLHCYADEAGTVAPADPRARLRELFGHYGGPVPAVLEALDRVHVATTEEVELGRWSRGRVLLVGDAAHATAPTLSQGAAMALEDAVVLAESLRAAGGDVEAALSAYESRRRPRTRWVRDRTRDRNRTRDVPPALRDPLLRGRGGRIFGEHYRLLLGPL